The genomic region TCCCGGTGCTGGCCGAGCTCTTCAGCGGCTGGCGCAACCCGAGCAAGTGGACCATCCACACCCGGCTGACGGTGTGGGGGTCGGTCTTCCTCCTGGTGCTCGGCTCCGTCGTGTTCCTGTCCCTGGAGTGGGGCAACCCCGCGACCCTGGGCGCGCTGCCCTGGGACCACCGGCTCGTGTCCGGGCTCGAGGGCGGCATCATGCCGAGGTCCGGAGGCCTGAACAGCTTCGACTGGGGCGCGGTCCGGCCCGAGACGTTGAGCTTCGGCACCGTCCTGATGTTCATCGGCGGTGGCAGCGCCAGCACCGCCGGTGGCATCAAGGTGACGACCTTCCTGCTCCTGGCCTACGTGATCCTCGCCGAGCTGCGAGGCGACCCGCAGGTCACGATCGGCGCCCGGGCGATCAGCTCGGCGGTCGCGCGCACCGCGCTCACGATCGCACTCATCTCCGTCATGCTGGTCGCCGGTTCCACCTGGCTGCTGATGCTCGTCTCGGACTCGAGCTTCGAGAACGCGCTCTTCGAGGCCACATCGGCCTTCGCGACGGCCGGACTGAGCACGGGCCTGACGCCGAGTCTCAACACGGCGTCGCAGGTCGTCATCATCGTCTTGATGTTCATCGGCCGAGTCGGCACCATTACGGCTGCCTCGGCCTTCGTCCTGCGTCGTCGGGCACCGCGGTACACCGTGCCCGAGGAACAGCCCATCATCGGATAGGAGCCAGCATGGCCAGGAGCAAGGACACCTCGCCGACCGCGCCGGTCATCGTGCTGGGACTCGGCCGGTTCGGACTCGCTGTCGCGCGCTCGCTCGTGCAGCTGGGCCACGACGTGCTCGCGGTCGACGAGCGCGCCGAGATCGTGCAGAAGCACGCGAGCGACTTCACGCACGTCGTCGCGGCCGACACCACCGACACCGAGGCGCTGCGCCAGATCGGTGCCGAGCAGTTCGAGATCGCGGTCGTCGGCATCGGCACCGACATCGAGGCGAGCGTGCTGACGGTCCTCGGACTGCTGGACCTGGGCGTCAACGAGGTCTGGGCCAAGGCCATCAGCGGCAAGCACGCGGCGATCCTCGAGCGGGTCGGGGCGACCCACGTGATCCGTCCCGAGTCGCAGATGGGCAAGCGGGTCGCCCACCTCGTGACCGGCACGATGACCGACTTCATCGAGTTCGACGACGGCTTCGCGATCGCCCGCACACGGGCACCGCAGTGCTCCGAGGCGAAGACGCTCTCGGAGGCCAACCTCCGTCAGCGCTACGGCGTCACGATCGTCGGGGTCAAGACCCGCGGCGAGGACTTCACGTACGCCCGACCCGAGACCTACGTGACCAACGGCGACGAGCTCATCGTCTCGGGGCCGACCCCGAAGGTCGAGGCGTTCTGCGCGCTGACCTGAGCGCGGGTGCGGTCGCCGGGTGATGCGGTCCGGCGATCGGCGCGGGACAGGCGGCATGGACCGACGAGCGGGGTCGAGGCTGCCTGGACTCGAACTGGGCCCGGCAATTCGTCACCGGGCACGGCACATTCGCCGTGCCCCGCGACCACGTGCCGTGCCGACTCCGTCATTCGACTGCGTCGAGCGAGGTGCGTGGTTCGATCGAGGTGTCCGCAAGCCCGCGCCTCGTGGCCCATGCCGCTTGTCCCGCTGACACGCTGAGCCTCAGCCAACGGTGCCCGGCACCGGATAGGCTGGTCACATGTTCCTCGACCCGGGCCTGCTGGAGATCCTCGTCTGCCCCCAGTGCCGGGACCGCCTCTTCGTCGACGAGGAGGCCTCGGAGCTCGTCTGCCAGGCGTGCCAGCTGGCCTACCCCGTGTCCGACGGGATCCCCACGATGCTGGTGCACGAGGCCCGCGCCGTCTGAGCCGGCAACGTCACGCCGCCGTTACCCAAGTCCGTCACCGGGACTGGTCACGGGCAGTTACGATGGGTTCCATGGATTTCAACGTCGCTGACCTGTCGCTGGCCGAGTACGGCCGCAAGGAGATTGAACTCGCCGAGCACGAGATGCCGGGCCTCATGGCCATGCGCGAGCAGTACGGCAAGGACAAGCCCCTCGCCGGAGCCCGCATCGCCGGCTCGCTGCACATGACCATCCAGACCGCGGTGCTGATCGAGACCCTCGTGGATCTCGGCGCCGACGTCCGCTGGGCGACGTGCAACATCTTCTCGACCCAGGACCACGCCGCCGCTGCGGTCGTCGTCGGTCGTGACGGCACCGCGGAGGACCCCAAGGGCACCCCCGTCTTCGCCTGGAAGGGCGAGACGCTCGGCGAGTACTGGGACGAGGCCGAGAAGGTCTTCGACTTCGCCGAGGGCGGCCCGAACGTGCTCCTCGACGACGGTGGCGACATCACGATGCTGCTCCACCTGGGCGTCGAGTACGAGAAGACCGGTGTCGTGCCGTCGCAGGACAGCACCGACAACGAGGAGTTCAAGGAGGTCCTGCGCGTCCTGGCTCGCTCGGTCGCCGAGAAGCCCGACCACTGGACCAAGATCTCGAAGGACATCCAGGGTGTCTCCGAGGAGACGACCACCGGCGTCCTGCGTCTGTACGACCGCTTCCGCGAGGGCACGCTGCTCTTCCCGGCGATCAACGTCAACGACTCGGTCACCAAGAGCAAGTTCGACAACAAGTACGGCTGCCGCCACTCGCTGATCGACGGCCTGAACCGCGCCACCGACGTCATGATCGGCGGCAAGGTCGCCGTCGTCTGTGGCTACGGCGACGTCGGCAAGGGCTCGGCCGAGTCCCTGCGCGGCCAGGGTGCGCGCGTCATCGTCACCGAGATCGACCCGATCTGCGCCCTGCAGGCCGCGATGGACGGCTACGAGGTCAAGCGCCTCGAGTCGGTCGTCGAGACCGCCGACATCTTCATCACCACCACCGGAAACTTCGACATCATCACGGTCGAGCACTTCCAGAAGATGAAGCACCAGGCCATCGTGGGCAACATCGGTCACTTCGACAACGAGATCAACATGGCCGGTCTGGCCAAGATCCCGAACATCGTCAAGGACGAGATCAAGCCCCAGGTCCACCAGTGGATCTTCGAGGACGGCAAGAAGATCATCGTCCTGTCCGAGGGTCGTCTGCTCAACCTGGGCAACGCCACGGGTCACCCGTCGTTCGTCATGTCGAACTCGTTCACGAACCAGGTCCTGGCGCAGATCGAGCTCTACACGAAGGCCGACGACTACGAGCTGGGCGTCCACGTGCTGCCCAAGCACCTCGACGAGGAGGTCGCCCGCCTGCACCTCGACGCCCTCGGTGTCGAGCTGACCGAGCTCACCAAGGAGCAGGCCTCCTACCTCGGCGTGCCGATCGAGGGTCCGTACAAGTCCGACCTCTACCGGTACTGAGCCTGAAGCCCTGAACCGGAAGAACTGACACACCGCCGTCGGCGGTCCCACCCCCATGAGCCAGCGCCGCACTCACCACGACCGTGTCCTCATCGTCGATGACGACGCGTCGCTGGCCGAGATGCTGTCGATCGTGCTCGAGGGGGAGGGGCTGACGACGGCGGTGTGTCGTTCCGGCGACAAGGTGCTGGCGGCCCTGGGCTCGTTCCGGCCGGACGTCGTCCTGCTCGACCTGATGCTGCCGGGGGTCGACGGCATGGAGGTGTGCCGGCGGATCCGCGACAGCTCCAACGTGCCGATCGTGATGCTGACGGCGCGCTCCGACACCGACGACGTCGTGGCCGGGCTCGCGGCCGGAGCCGACGACTACATCGTCAAGCCGTTCAAGAACTCCGAGCTGGTCGCCCGCATCCGCGCCCGGCTGCGACGCACCGACCAGATCCTCGAGCCCCTGGTCTTCGGCGACATCGTGCTCGACCCGTCGGGCCACACCGTCGAGCGCGCGGGCCAGCCCCTCGATCTCACACCGCTGGAGTTCGACCTCCTGGCGTGCCTGCTGGGCACGCCGGAGCAGGTCTTCACCCGGGAGGTGCTCCTGCAGAAGGTCTGGGGCTACCACCACCCCGGTGACACCAAGCTCGTCAACGTCCACATGACACGACTGCGGTCGAAGATCGAGGACGACGCCGAGAACCCGAGCATCATCCGCACCGTGCGAGGCGTGGGGTACCAGGCGATCGCACCCGGATGAGGTGGATCCGTCGTGGGCTGCGGGCGGCGACGGGTCGAGCCCTGCGGCAGTGGCGCCGCTCGATCCGTCTTCGCGTCGTCGGGAGCACCGTCGCTCTGACGACGCTGGCGATCGGGCTCACGGGCTGGGCGCTGCTGGCCCAGGTCGCCGACGGGCTCGCGGAGGCTCGCAGCGAGAGTGCCGTCGCCGAGGCGCGTGCCGGGCTCGACCGCGTGCGGGCCCAGCTCGAGACCACCACGGCCACCGATGCCTCCGCCGCCAGCGAGGCGGTGGCGCAGATCGTCGACTCCTTGACGCAGAGCGGCCAGGGCCAGGGCCGCTACGACGTCCTCGTCGAGGGCCCGCTGGGCGGTGGGGGCGAGACGGCGCCCGTGCGCTCCTCCGGCGGGGTGTCGGTCGAGATCGTCCCGGACGACCTCGTTCGGACCGTCGCCTCGTCCGACGGGCTCTACTTCCGGTTCGCCGAGGTGTCGATCCCGGACGAGGGGGCCGTTCCGGTCGTCGTGGTCGGGAGCCGGCTCGACGTGCCCTCGACCGGCGACGACTACGGCCTGTACTACGTCTTCAGCATGGCCGACCAGCAGGAGACGCTCGATCTGGTGCGCAACGCGACGGCCCTCGCCGGGCTCGCCATGATCGTCATGGTCGGTGGCGTCGCCTACGTCATGTCGCGCCAGGTGCTCGAGCCGGTTCGCCGGGCCCGTCGCACGGCGGAGCGGTTCGCCGCGGGGCACCTCGAGCAGCGGATGCACGTGCGCGGTGAGGACGACATCGCCCGGCTGTCGGAGTCCTTCAACCAGATGGCGGCCAGCCTGCAGTCGCAGATCGCCCGGCTGGAGAACCTCTCGAAGCTCCAGCAGCGGTTCGTGTCGGACGTGTCGCACGAGCTGCGCACGCCGCTCACGACGATCTCGATGGCCGGCGACGTGCTCCACGAGGCACGATCTGGCTGGGAGCCGTCGACGGCGCGCGCGGCGGAGCTGCTGCGCCGCGAGCTCACCCGGTTCGAGGAGCTCCTGGCCGACCTCATGGACCTCTCGCGGTTCGACGCCGAGGCCGCCCAGCTGGAGCTCGAGACGATCGACCTGTCGGAGGTGGCGCGCGACCTGGCCCACGACCCGGTGCTGGCCCGCAAGGGCATCGAGGTCCGTGTCGTGGGCGCGGACGCGCCGGTGGTCACCGAGGCCGACCGGCGACGCGTCGACCGGGTGCTGCGCAATCTCGTGGCGAACGCCGCGGCCTACAGCCGCTCCGCCGACGTCGTCGTCTCGGTGGCCGAGAACGACCGGTCCGTCTCGCTGTCAGTGCGCGACCACGGCATCGGACTCACGGCCGAGGAGTCGCTGCGGGTGTTCGACCGCTTCTGGCGAGCCGACCCGGCACGCGCAGCCGGCGGCACCGGACTCGGTCTCGCGATCGCCAGGGGCGACGCCCGTCTGCACGGGGGCGAGCTGCACCTGGGCAGCATCCCCGGGCGTGGCACCGACTTCGTCCTGACCCTCCCGAAGCCGGACGGTGACGTGAGCCGTCCGGCGTTGGAGCCCATGCGAGAGGCCGGGGACGCATGAAGCGGCTGCTGGCGGCCCTGGTGCTGGTGCTGGTGCTGCCGGCGTGTGCCGGGCTGCCCACCTCGACCGATGTCGAGCGCGCCAGCGACGACGCCGCCGAGGGCGACCTGATCACGTACCAGCCGGCCCCCCCGGCGCCCGGGGCGGAGCCCGCCGAGGTCGTGGCCGGCTTCCTCGACGCGATGCTGGCCTACCCCGTCTCGAGCGGGACCGCGAGCGCCTACCTGTCGAGCGAGGCGGCGGCCGACTGGGCCGCCGGCGACGGGGTGCGCATCTACCGTGCCCCCACGATCCGCGTGCAGGAGGTGACCGAGGCATCGGCCAGGGTCGACCTCGAGGTCCAGGAGACCGGTCGCCTCGACCGGACCGGGCACTTCGTGGCGTCGAACGGCCCGTCCGACGTCACGCTCGAGCTGGTCAAGGACGCGGGGGAGTGGCGCATCTCCAACCCGCCCCCTGGCCTGGCCATCACCCGCGGGTACTTCGAGACCTACTACCGCGCGCTCGACGTCTTCCTGTTCGACGTCGCCGGTGACGCGCTCGTGGCCGATCCCGTCCACCTGCAGGTTGGTGACCGGCTCGCGACGTCGTTGACGGCCGCCCTGGTGGCCGGGTCCCCGCCGAAGGTCGCGGGCGAGACCCGCACCTACGTCCCGGAGGCGAGCGAGTGGAAGCCGGCCGTCACGGTCGCGCAGGGTCGCGCCACGGTCGAGTTCGACGCGTCCCTCACGACCCTCGACGTCGAGGTCCGCCGCCGGCTCTCGGCGCAGGTCGTCCGCACTCTCGGCCAGGTGCCGGAGGTCGACGTCGTGCGGATTGTGGGCAGTGACGGTCCGCTCGTGGCCGGCGGCACCGCGGACCAGCCGGTCACCGCCTGGGGCGGCTTCGACCCGGCCCCGGCCACGGGCCGACCCGGAGCAGTCGTCGACGACGTCGTCTCCACGTTGTCCGGGGGCGTCGCGACCCCGGTCGAGGGACTGCCCGAGGAGGTGGCCGCCTCGGCGGTCCTCGTGGCCACCCGCCCGGGTGCGTGGGCCGCGGTCGGCGGGGACGGCGTGGTCCGGGTCGTCGACGCCGACGGTCAACAGGTCGAGCAGACCGCTGGGGTCCTGTCGATCTCCTGGGACGTGCAGGGGCGCCTCTGGGTCGCCGACCGCCCGCAGGGCCAGCTGAGGGTGCGGCTGCTGACGGGTGCCGGGGTCGAGACGGTGTCGATCGCCGCCGGTCTGGACCGGGTGACGGCCTTCGCCCTCGAGCCCGGAGGCACGCGGTACGCGGTGACGCGGGGGTCCGGAGACGTTCTGGCAGGAGCCGTGACCGTCGCCACCGACGGGGCGGTGCCCCAGCTGGCCGCTCCCGTGCG from Aeromicrobium sp. Sec7.5 harbors:
- a CDS encoding TrkH family potassium uptake protein yields the protein MPRPRIPAAIAHPVRLLPLSFLTLILFGTALLMLPFARTGAYSPEFMPAFFTSTSAVTVTGLATVDTSSYWSPVGQTIILVLVEIGGLGIVALATVLGLFIGGRLGLRTRLVAQTDMHVVSLGEVKPLFRRVAVVMLSFQLVIAIVLAIRYRGSYYDTWSTSVWHGVFDAVMAFNNAGFSLNSDSITRYAGDWLVIVPICIGVFFGAVGFPVLAELFSGWRNPSKWTIHTRLTVWGSVFLLVLGSVVFLSLEWGNPATLGALPWDHRLVSGLEGGIMPRSGGLNSFDWGAVRPETLSFGTVLMFIGGGSASTAGGIKVTTFLLLAYVILAELRGDPQVTIGARAISSAVARTALTIALISVMLVAGSTWLLMLVSDSSFENALFEATSAFATAGLSTGLTPSLNTASQVVIIVLMFIGRVGTITAASAFVLRRRAPRYTVPEEQPIIG
- a CDS encoding potassium channel family protein, encoding MARSKDTSPTAPVIVLGLGRFGLAVARSLVQLGHDVLAVDERAEIVQKHASDFTHVVAADTTDTEALRQIGAEQFEIAVVGIGTDIEASVLTVLGLLDLGVNEVWAKAISGKHAAILERVGATHVIRPESQMGKRVAHLVTGTMTDFIEFDDGFAIARTRAPQCSEAKTLSEANLRQRYGVTIVGVKTRGEDFTYARPETYVTNGDELIVSGPTPKVEAFCALT
- a CDS encoding Trm112 family protein, encoding MFLDPGLLEILVCPQCRDRLFVDEEASELVCQACQLAYPVSDGIPTMLVHEARAV
- the ahcY gene encoding adenosylhomocysteinase, yielding MDFNVADLSLAEYGRKEIELAEHEMPGLMAMREQYGKDKPLAGARIAGSLHMTIQTAVLIETLVDLGADVRWATCNIFSTQDHAAAAVVVGRDGTAEDPKGTPVFAWKGETLGEYWDEAEKVFDFAEGGPNVLLDDGGDITMLLHLGVEYEKTGVVPSQDSTDNEEFKEVLRVLARSVAEKPDHWTKISKDIQGVSEETTTGVLRLYDRFREGTLLFPAINVNDSVTKSKFDNKYGCRHSLIDGLNRATDVMIGGKVAVVCGYGDVGKGSAESLRGQGARVIVTEIDPICALQAAMDGYEVKRLESVVETADIFITTTGNFDIITVEHFQKMKHQAIVGNIGHFDNEINMAGLAKIPNIVKDEIKPQVHQWIFEDGKKIIVLSEGRLLNLGNATGHPSFVMSNSFTNQVLAQIELYTKADDYELGVHVLPKHLDEEVARLHLDALGVELTELTKEQASYLGVPIEGPYKSDLYRY
- the mtrA gene encoding MtrAB system response regulator MtrA translates to MSQRRTHHDRVLIVDDDASLAEMLSIVLEGEGLTTAVCRSGDKVLAALGSFRPDVVLLDLMLPGVDGMEVCRRIRDSSNVPIVMLTARSDTDDVVAGLAAGADDYIVKPFKNSELVARIRARLRRTDQILEPLVFGDIVLDPSGHTVERAGQPLDLTPLEFDLLACLLGTPEQVFTREVLLQKVWGYHHPGDTKLVNVHMTRLRSKIEDDAENPSIIRTVRGVGYQAIAPG
- the mtrB gene encoding MtrAB system histidine kinase MtrB yields the protein MRWIRRGLRAATGRALRQWRRSIRLRVVGSTVALTTLAIGLTGWALLAQVADGLAEARSESAVAEARAGLDRVRAQLETTTATDASAASEAVAQIVDSLTQSGQGQGRYDVLVEGPLGGGGETAPVRSSGGVSVEIVPDDLVRTVASSDGLYFRFAEVSIPDEGAVPVVVVGSRLDVPSTGDDYGLYYVFSMADQQETLDLVRNATALAGLAMIVMVGGVAYVMSRQVLEPVRRARRTAERFAAGHLEQRMHVRGEDDIARLSESFNQMAASLQSQIARLENLSKLQQRFVSDVSHELRTPLTTISMAGDVLHEARSGWEPSTARAAELLRRELTRFEELLADLMDLSRFDAEAAQLELETIDLSEVARDLAHDPVLARKGIEVRVVGADAPVVTEADRRRVDRVLRNLVANAAAYSRSADVVVSVAENDRSVSLSVRDHGIGLTAEESLRVFDRFWRADPARAAGGTGLGLAIARGDARLHGGELHLGSIPGRGTDFVLTLPKPDGDVSRPALEPMREAGDA
- a CDS encoding GerMN domain-containing protein, producing the protein MKRLLAALVLVLVLPACAGLPTSTDVERASDDAAEGDLITYQPAPPAPGAEPAEVVAGFLDAMLAYPVSSGTASAYLSSEAAADWAAGDGVRIYRAPTIRVQEVTEASARVDLEVQETGRLDRTGHFVASNGPSDVTLELVKDAGEWRISNPPPGLAITRGYFETYYRALDVFLFDVAGDALVADPVHLQVGDRLATSLTAALVAGSPPKVAGETRTYVPEASEWKPAVTVAQGRATVEFDASLTTLDVEVRRRLSAQVVRTLGQVPEVDVVRIVGSDGPLVAGGTADQPVTAWGGFDPAPATGRPGAVVDDVVSTLSGGVATPVEGLPEEVAASAVLVATRPGAWAAVGGDGVVRVVDADGQQVEQTAGVLSISWDVQGRLWVADRPQGQLRVRLLTGAGVETVSIAAGLDRVTAFALEPGGTRYAVTRGSGDVLAGAVTVATDGAVPQLAAPVRIAPDVVNPAGVVWLGATRVAVVGDGETGRQVYRASIDGSPSDASAGTAPRLPNVAITALAAGTGDDPDLYVTDDRSRLWYLPAGGAWRLLGVTARGLTSGR